The following is a genomic window from Candidatus Moraniibacteriota bacterium.
ACAGCTGAGTGCTGGGGCATTCCATGCCCCCGCAGGGAAGCGAGACAAACCATCTAACTTCCATGCAACTTTCTCAAGCTCCCTTGCCATCTTGGCACTCTCGAAATCCCTTTCTTTGAAGAACCGGTTCGCCGCTCTCAACAGAAGCGGATACTCTAGGGCACTCGCGCCCTGACGGCGGAGCCTGCGTACCATTGTCGAGACTTTCTTATACTTCTCTTTCGCGGTCATAGTCATGGCAATTCTCCTGAATTACCCCATCAGCGACATGCTAATGGGGACCGAGATTCGGCACACAACTTTGGAAATACTTTCCAAAACTCCGTGCCGAAACCCGAAATAAGAGAATTCCATGCCAAACTAAGCTGAAATATTTCAAAGAACTTGTCCTCTACCAATCCTCAAGCTTTTTCAAGTTGAGAATTGGATTGAGAGAGGGATTGCGTAAAACCTTGCAATCCCTCTTGTTCCCGCCGAGTGAGCTTGGCGGGTTAAAAAATCAGGCTATGATGGCCAGGTCCGTTTCCTTCCAGAAGAATTCGTGCTGCTCTTCCGTTACCTGGCCGCGAACGAGAGCCTTTGCTCCCCTATGCGGAAACGGAAACCCTAGCCAAACCTCCTGCCCTGCCTCGTAGGGTATCACCCTCCCTACGCGGTATTCCCCATGCTCGCCCTCGTGCACCTGGGATTCCGACACTAGTTTTGCCACCTCCAAGCTTTGCGTTAAGCAGAGCACGTAGAGATAGCCGTCATTTGATCGCGCTTCAACTGCGTACACTTCAACTGCGTAATGGATAAATTTTCCAGCTATAGTCAGGTGGTGCATGGTTTTCTCCTCGTCGAAAAATTGGTTAAAAACATTCGGATACAACAGAGAAGTTTCTACGAACAGAACTTGCTTTCGTACACCTCTCTCTGCTGCACCGAACATTCTCTTCCCTTTCCTCAAAGAAGAAATTCGCAAACTATCTGATTGTCCGCCAACTGGCGGATTTCAAAGAACTCTCCTCACTCACAACGCAAGAGCATTGCGGCGAGAATGATGAGGGGTGAAAATTGATATACCGGTCTCCTCTAAAAAATGAGACGGTCCCTCCTCATCATTCCGGCAACAAAATACGGGCGGCGCTGTCTACGGCTCGGCACTTCCTCAGAAGAAGATGAGAGTCATACACAGCGCCGCCCGTTGGAATACGAAATACCAATACTGCGGACTTGCCTGTTTCTCTCCTCTTCCGTTCCCCGGGTGCCACCCCAGAGAAGACTTGTTGCAAAACACAATATTTCAATGTACCTCAATCGTTAACACCGGAGTATAGCATGCTGCCAACTGTTTGTCAATATTCTAAGACAAATTATTGGCACACCGAAGGCTTATCCACGGCATTCTTGGCACATATCCATACTTTTATGGCTTGTCTACGTGCCAACACAGAACTCAATAGTACGGCTTATTTTGACGACATTATTGGACACATGGCTTCGGTTTTATAGTTGAACAGTGGAAAGATACTGACGATTCAAAATCCCGTCCCACCGCAGAGAAATTTGACAAATCTATAATTTTCTGTTTATATATACTGTCCATCACGGACACGCAGTAACTTCCCAACCCAACAAAGCCTCAAGGAGGCACCATGAAAACGACCACTTCGAAGTCTTATCTATTCGCCTTCCTCGTAGCACTTGCCTTAACCATCAGCGCATGCTCGCGCGCAGAAGAACACATATTCAAAGCGGAAGAGGCTCCGCTTTGGCTCAAAGTCGAAGGTCCATTGTCAGCGGACGCATTCTTCGCGGGAACAATCGTTCACATAAGCGTGAATGGCGCAGACTTCCACAACATGGAGGTATTACGGGTCGAAGCAAGTCATCAGGATTTTGAAAAATCTCCCAGTTTCATAGACCGTGTAGTAATTGACCTTGTAAACTGGCATGATGGCGCCCGATACACCCTCTATTTCGCAACCCTCCACTTTAATCGCGAGCCAACAATGGCATCGAGGTTCAACAGTGTATCATTCAAAGGGTACCCTGATTGCCCTGATGGCATCTGCTCTCTTAAAGAGATCCAGACGCGCCATCGCGTAAGTTTCTGATCGCCCCGCGCCGAGCTCACAAGAGACTCGGCGCTTTTATTCCGGAAAAACAAACGGGCGGGATTCCACATCCCGCCCTGCTTTTATTTCTGTCCCATTCTCATCCTGAAATCCCCCGAATCAAGGTTCGGACATTCCTACCACTCAAGCGCTCCGCCCACTTTATACTCCGTGACGCGCGTCTCAAAGAAGTTCTTCTCTTTCGAGAGGTCCACCGCTTCGCTCATCCATGGAAACGGATTTTCCGCATGGTACTGTACCGGCAATCCCACACGCTCGAGACGTCGATCGGCAACATGCTCGATATATTGTTTGAACCCTTCGGCATTCATGCCGAAAATGCCCCGCGGAAAAACTTCCTGCGCAAAGGTATACTCCAATACTACCGCCTTTCTGATGAGATCTACGATGTGCCGCTGAAATTCCGGTGTCCAGAGTTCCGGTTGCTCCTCCTTTATCGCGTTAATCATGTTGATGCCAAAGTTCAAGTGCTGAGACTCGTCGCGCATAATATACTGAATTTGTTCGGCACTTCCTGGCATTTTGTTCTGCCGCTGAAAGCCAAACATCACCGCAAACGAGCTATAGAAGAAAATTCCCTCGAGAATCAGCGAAAACACCGCCATATTTTCGAGGAATTTCTGATCAGCGGCAAGAGTGCCGGTCTTGAAATTTTGATCGAAAATACCCTCATTAAATGAGAGGATGAATTCGTCTTTGTTGTAGATAGCCTCCACCTCGCGATACATATTGAAGATCTCGCTTTCATCAAGCCCGAGAGATTCCACAATATACTGATACGAATGCGTATGTATCGCCTCTTCATATCCCTGTCGTAAGAGGTACATGCGACACTCCGGACTCGTGATATGCCGATAGAACGCCAAGACAACATTGTTTGCCGCAATGGAGTCGGCTGTCGTGAAAAACCCCAAGACCGTCTTCAGCGCCTTTCGTTCATCGTCCGAGAGTACATCGCGCGCCTTCCACTGTTCGATATCCTTCTGCATGCTAATTTCTGTCGGCAGCCAGTGATTGGCATTTCCCACATTGTACGCTTCCCATGCGAAGGTGTGGCGCATCGGGTAGAGCTGCATCACATCGGCGTCTCCCCCATTTATCACCCGGCGCTTATTGATATCCACCGGCTTCGCTCCCTTTTGTATTGGCATAAAAGTAGAATTCTGAATGTAGTGTCTCTCACTTGCGAACGACTGGTGCTTGTCATTCCCGCCTTCGCGAGAATGACGCAAGAAGGAAAACTTTTTATCTCGCACAAGGCAATAAATTTCCCTACCCCTGGCATGCTTCGCAATCAGGGTCGGCAATCAAACACAGTTTCGGAGCAGATCCGGACAATGTGCTTCCCTCCGAAGCAGAGCTGCTCTCTCGAACCGGAAGCGAAGCGGGGGGCACATCCGGAGCCGACGAAAGAGGAGGTGCGGTTGGAACAGCAAAAGAGGCTGCCGTTGGAGAAACACTGCTCTTGGCTCGATTGTGCGTTGAACCAAATTCCGTAGTTGATACCGTAGACTTCTCCACCTGGGACGCACCGAGCGTCCGAAGATAATAGGTTGTTTTGAGTCCAAGTTCCCAAGCACGAAAATAGATATCGGAAAGCTCACGACCGGATGCATTACGGAAGAAAATATTGAGAGATTGCGACTGATCAATCCACTTCCCGCGCCGAGCCGCCGCCTCCACGAGCCATGATGAGTGAATTTCGAACACTTCTTTATACTTCGCCTTCAGCGTCGCCGGGATACCCGGTATCTCTTGTATGCTCCCATCATGATACTTCAGCTGATTGAGCATATCGCGATTCCAGAGTCCGAGTTTCTTAAGGTCATTGACCAGATGCTTGTTGACTACCACAAAATCGCCCTCTTTGTTCGACTTCACGTAAATATTCTTGTAAATCGGCTCCATACACGGAATACACCCGACAAGATTCGCCGTACTCGCTGTCGGTGCGATCGCGAGCACATTCGAATTTCGCATACCAAATTTTCGTATATGCTCCCGCACAGGCGTCCAGTCAAGCTTCCCTGTTCGCACCAGCGGAATTTTCTCGCCACGTTCCACCTCGAGAATATCGATCGTATCCTGAGGCAGAATGTTCCGACTCCATTTCGAACCCTTGAAACTTGCATACATCCCCCGTTCTCGTGCCAATTCCGATGACGCCAGAATCGCATAGTACGACACCATCTCCATAGATTCATCCGCAAACTCCACCGCCTCCTTGGAATCAAAGTTGATGTCGAGAAGATAGAGTGCATCGTGATAGCCTCGGATACCGAGCCCGAGTGGCCGATGCCGCATATTTGAACGGCGTGCCTCAGGAATCGGATAGTAGTTTACATCGATAACATTATCGAGCATCCGCACCGCAATACGAGTCACCTTCTCGATACGATCTCTATCGAATACACCGTTTACTACAAACTTTGCGAAATTGAGCGATCCCAAATTGCATACTGCTGTCTCTTCCGGCGACGTATTGAGTGTAATTTCCGTACAGAGATTCGAAGAATGCACCACTCCCACATGATCCTGCGGCGACCGGAGATTGGACGGGTCTTTCCAAGTGATCCACGGATGCCCGGTTTCAAAGAGCATTGTCAGCATTTTCTTCCAAAGATCTTTCGCTACTACCCGTCTCCAGAGTTTCATTCCGCCTTGCTCTGCGCGCCGTTCATATTCATGATAGCGCTTCTCGAACTCAGCGCCGTACAGCTCATGCAAATCCGGCGTTTCATCCGGCGAGAAGAGCGTCCATTCGCCATTGTCACGCACCCGCTTCATAAAGAGATCCGGAATCCAATTCGCCGTGTCGATATCATGCGTACGCCGGCGCTCATCTCCCGTATTCTTACGAAGCTCGAGGAAATCTTCGATATCGTAGTGCCAGGTTTCCAGATAGACGCACCCGGCGCCACGGCGCTTCCCGCTCCGGTTTATAGATACATTGACATCATTGGCTATTTTCAAGAACGGCACGACACCCTGGCTCCCAACGCCCGTGCCTTTAATAAACGACCCCGTTGCGCGAACCGGCGTCCACGACGATCCGGTGCCGCCACTCCACTTGAGAAGCTGCGCGTTGTCGGAATAGGTCTTAAATATCAAATCGAGCGAGTCCGGCACCACATTCAGAAAGCAGTTCGAGAGCTGAGCCTTCACCATACCCGCCTGAAACAGCGTTCGCCCGCCCGGCGTATAAAGAAACTCCGAAAGCGCCCAATAGAAATCTTTCGCCACATCATCCCGCTTTGACTCCGGCTCGGGCAGGCTCGTTCCCAGAGCGATGCGCATCCAGAACATTTGCGGCGTCTCCAGCGGCAACTTCGTCTCCGGATCCTCCAGAAGATACCGCGAAGACAGAATCTCGAGCCCCATATATTCGAAGAGCTGGTCATTCTCAAGCACAAAGAGGTTGGAAAGCTTCTCCAAGTCGAAACCGAGCATCCGAGGATCAAACATCCCTTTCTTCACGCCCCAGAGAATATTCCGTTGAAAAGCCTGTTTGTGACGCTCCAAAAGAGTCTCCCGAGTAACGTCAGCACCCAGAACTTCTCGATACAGCCGATCCAAGAGCAAATTCGCCGCAAGCTTCGAATACGACGGG
Proteins encoded in this region:
- a CDS encoding ribonucleotide-diphosphate reductase subunit beta; this encodes MPIQKGAKPVDINKRRVINGGDADVMQLYPMRHTFAWEAYNVGNANHWLPTEISMQKDIEQWKARDVLSDDERKALKTVLGFFTTADSIAANNVVLAFYRHITSPECRMYLLRQGYEEAIHTHSYQYIVESLGLDESEIFNMYREVEAIYNKDEFILSFNEGIFDQNFKTGTLAADQKFLENMAVFSLILEGIFFYSSFAVMFGFQRQNKMPGSAEQIQYIMRDESQHLNFGINMINAIKEEQPELWTPEFQRHIVDLIRKAVVLEYTFAQEVFPRGIFGMNAEGFKQYIEHVADRRLERVGLPVQYHAENPFPWMSEAVDLSKEKNFFETRVTEYKVGGALEW
- a CDS encoding ribonucleoside-diphosphate reductase subunit alpha — its product is MTETAQKIKKRNGDIVDFDVSKIERALKSAFTEVRGESDDAFIRTLSETVASKLLQAFPRAVPSVEHVQDFAEKELMLEGLFDVAKAYIIYRYEHAKIREERKQEIARKIEQHELSVTKRSGKKEVFSLDKIRRTLGYHMVGIEKDIDVEAILRQCRLEVYDGISTKDVARVLTMIVRSMIEQDPSYSKLAANLLLDRLYREVLGADVTRETLLERHKQAFQRNILWGVKKGMFDPRMLGFDLEKLSNLFVLENDQLFEYMGLEILSSRYLLEDPETKLPLETPQMFWMRIALGTSLPEPESKRDDVAKDFYWALSEFLYTPGGRTLFQAGMVKAQLSNCFLNVVPDSLDLIFKTYSDNAQLLKWSGGTGSSWTPVRATGSFIKGTGVGSQGVVPFLKIANDVNVSINRSGKRRGAGCVYLETWHYDIEDFLELRKNTGDERRRTHDIDTANWIPDLFMKRVRDNGEWTLFSPDETPDLHELYGAEFEKRYHEYERRAEQGGMKLWRRVVAKDLWKKMLTMLFETGHPWITWKDPSNLRSPQDHVGVVHSSNLCTEITLNTSPEETAVCNLGSLNFAKFVVNGVFDRDRIEKVTRIAVRMLDNVIDVNYYPIPEARRSNMRHRPLGLGIRGYHDALYLLDINFDSKEAVEFADESMEMVSYYAILASSELARERGMYASFKGSKWSRNILPQDTIDILEVERGEKIPLVRTGKLDWTPVREHIRKFGMRNSNVLAIAPTASTANLVGCIPCMEPIYKNIYVKSNKEGDFVVVNKHLVNDLKKLGLWNRDMLNQLKYHDGSIQEIPGIPATLKAKYKEVFEIHSSWLVEAAARRGKWIDQSQSLNIFFRNASGRELSDIYFRAWELGLKTTYYLRTLGASQVEKSTVSTTEFGSTHNRAKSSVSPTAASFAVPTAPPLSSAPDVPPASLPVRESSSASEGSTLSGSAPKLCLIADPDCEACQG